Below is a genomic region from Vairimorpha necatrix chromosome 1, complete sequence.
CTTCCGCAAGAAAGAATAAGGTCGTCTAGTAGTATTTTTTCGGCGACAGAGGAACCCCCTTTATGAACTAATGTAAATCTTGAAATCGATCGCAATTTCGCtagaatataattttataattgttaatatttttaagtcAACTTTGAGACGATACATTGTCTGATTTGCaaaaaggggaaaattaaaaactgGTCGTTTTATTGTCATTATTTAATTGTGTAGAAAGGTCGATAATGATGAATTATACATCTTATATTAGATTTAGTCATACATGTTTGTTGGGttgaatttattttagtaCAATATAATATCCTCGCATAACTATAATtactatatatattaaatctaaCGTTAAAACGTTagtgataaaataaaaataatattatgttttaagtaaatttaattcttgCAGAAGTCTAGTCACGCCCTttgattttgtttatagttttatatCGTTGGGCAATAAAGACATTTTTTCGCATGCTTACACACCAGGCAAGAAGTCTCCGACGTAGAAGTACGATGTGTCTCATATACATCTTGTagtattataaaagacTGAGATGTAAATCGAGGCGCACGACTATATGTGCTCTTCGCTATATCCTCAGAAATATTTCTCATCATCCTATCAAAGGGCAGTCTACtacataaaaaagtaatGCTCTTTTGGTAAAaccttattttt
It encodes:
- a CDS encoding histone 3 produces the protein MAITRVYTSIAEDKSQKRSHTKSRLCFFGMKNTLITHSRTKKKMSRPTSTVLKKIRFYQKSITFLCSRLPFDRMMRNISEDIAKSTYSRAPRFTSQSFIILQDVYETHRTSTSETSCLVCKHAKKCLYCPTI